A genomic stretch from Caloenas nicobarica isolate bCalNic1 chromosome 3, bCalNic1.hap1, whole genome shotgun sequence includes:
- the EVA1A gene encoding protein eva-1 homolog A isoform X2, protein MEPVGVSTEMALLSNILAAYAFITENPERAALYFVSGVCIGLVLTLLALVLRVSCRTDCKRSSTKKPPRERESDSDSSDSDDDSDTTSDLSARRHRRFERTLNMNVFTSAEELERAQRLEERERIIREIWMNGQPDIPGTRSLNRYY, encoded by the exons ATGGAGCCCGTGGGCGTCAGCACGGAGATGGCCCTGCTCAGCAACATCCTAGCAGCCTATGCCTTCATCACCG AAAACCCCGAGCGAGCCGCTCTGTATTTTGTCTCCGGAGTGTGCATTGGACTTGTCTTGACCCTGCTGGCCCTGGTGCTAAGGGTGTCCTGCCGAACAGACTGCAAACGCTCCTCCACCAAAAAACCTCCTCGGGAGCGGGAGAGCGACAGCGACAGCAGCGACAGCGATGACGATTCGGACACCACGTCGGACCTGTCGGCCCGCAGGCACCGCAGGTTTGAGAGGACTTTGAACATGAACGTCTTCACTTCAGCGGAGGAGCTGGAGCGAGCCCAGCGGCTGGAGGAGCGGGAGCGCATCATTCGGGAGATCTGGATGAATGGCCAGCCTGACATCCCAGGGACCAGGAGCCTCAATCGTTACTACTAA